Genomic DNA from Candidatus Omnitrophota bacterium:
AACGGATCAGCCCATGCCCCTGCTTTACTATCTTTCCTATATACAATGTGCTTCTCCAACCATTTTGCATAATCTTTAGGTGTATATATTTTATTATTTTTCAATAGTTTATAGATTTTTTCGTCTATTTTACTGGGACGGGAAACGAGGACGCCGTCTTTCTGTGTCTTGACATGACGTATGCGAAATTTATATTTATTATCGGCTGAATATGCATAATCTGCTGTAAACAAATAGGATATGAAACATACAAATAGAATGATCCCCTTCATTCTTCGCATCGCAGCGCTTGGTTTTATCCTGATTTTTGGATTGATTGTTTCCATGTTTTATGTATACCCTGTTCCTGTTGTTCATTCTGTTCCTCTAATCTACATTGTATACCATATTCCTGA
This window encodes:
- a CDS encoding transglutaminase-like domain-containing protein, encoding METINPKIRIKPSAAMRRMKGIILFVCFISYLFTADYAYSADNKYKFRIRHVKTQKDGVLVSRPSKIDEKIYKLLKNNKIYTPKDYAKWLEKHIVYRKDSKAGAWADPLSVLARKFGDCEDFAFLNVAVLRVMGYSPKFFTFHSEEKGHAICVFQDKGHYYYFDNMKLKKIQEPTIFEFAKGLLSQETYTEIRELDFNTRKWNLVYKNS